From a single Streptomyces sp. NBC_00377 genomic region:
- the nuoL gene encoding NADH-quinone oxidoreductase subunit L — MENLIALLIAAPLLGAAVLLVGGRRLDAVGHWVGTLLSSVSFVFGVVLFSDLLSKDAEHRTLTQHLYTWIPVEGFQADVAFRLDQLSMTFVLLITGVGSLIHLYSIGYMEHDERRRRFFGYLNLFLAAMLLLVLADNYLLLYVGWEGVGLASYLLIGFWQHKPSAATAAKKAFLVNRVGDVGLSIAIMLMFTTFGTFAFGPLLGAEGEPGIAGDATEGKLTAIALMLLLAACGKSAQVPLQSWLGDAMEGPTPVSALIHAATMVTAGVYLIVRSAAVFNGAPDAQLVVTVVGAVTLLFGAIVGCAKDDIKKALAGSTMSQIGYMVLAAGLGPIGYVFAIMHLVTHGFFKAGLFLGAGSVMHGMNDEVDMRKYGGLRKYMPVTFVTFGLGYLAIIGFPGLSGFFSKDKIIEAAFAKGGTEGWILGGCALLGAAITAYYMTRVMLMTFFGEERWKNRPTRSPEAPSAEPAAADRGEHAEPHPHESPKVMTIPMIVLAFGSVFAGGFFSIGDRFLHWLEPVTGHSHGDSPVSALTVTLATMVVLVIGVAIAYAQYGRRPVPVVAPRGSLLTRAARRDLLQDDFNHVVLVRGGEHLTRSLVYVDHTLVDGVVNGTAASVGGLSGRLRRLQNGFVRSYAVSMFGGAAVLVAATLLMRAV, encoded by the coding sequence GTGGAGAACCTGATTGCGCTGCTGATCGCGGCGCCCCTGCTCGGAGCGGCCGTCCTTCTGGTCGGCGGTCGTCGGCTCGACGCTGTCGGCCACTGGGTCGGCACCCTCCTGTCGTCCGTCTCCTTCGTGTTCGGTGTGGTCCTCTTCAGCGACCTGCTGAGCAAGGACGCCGAACACCGGACGCTGACGCAGCACCTGTACACCTGGATCCCGGTCGAGGGCTTCCAGGCGGACGTCGCCTTCCGCCTCGACCAGCTGTCGATGACCTTCGTGCTGCTGATCACGGGTGTCGGCTCGCTGATCCACCTGTACTCGATCGGGTACATGGAGCACGACGAGCGGCGCCGCCGCTTCTTCGGCTATCTGAACCTGTTCCTGGCGGCGATGCTGCTGCTCGTCCTCGCCGACAACTACCTGCTGCTGTACGTCGGCTGGGAGGGCGTCGGTCTCGCGTCCTACCTGCTCATCGGCTTCTGGCAGCACAAGCCCAGCGCCGCCACCGCCGCGAAGAAGGCCTTCCTGGTCAACCGCGTCGGTGACGTGGGTCTGTCGATCGCCATCATGCTGATGTTCACCACCTTCGGGACCTTCGCCTTCGGCCCGCTGCTCGGGGCGGAGGGGGAGCCCGGCATCGCCGGTGACGCGACGGAGGGCAAGCTCACCGCCATCGCCCTGATGCTGCTGCTCGCCGCCTGCGGCAAGTCCGCCCAGGTACCGCTGCAGTCCTGGCTCGGGGACGCGATGGAGGGCCCGACCCCCGTCTCGGCCCTCATCCACGCCGCCACCATGGTGACCGCCGGCGTCTACCTGATCGTCCGGTCCGCCGCCGTCTTCAACGGAGCGCCCGACGCACAGCTCGTCGTCACCGTCGTCGGCGCCGTCACGCTGCTGTTCGGTGCGATCGTCGGTTGTGCGAAGGACGACATCAAGAAGGCGCTGGCCGGCTCGACGATGTCGCAGATCGGCTACATGGTGCTGGCCGCGGGCCTCGGTCCCATCGGCTACGTCTTCGCGATCATGCATCTGGTGACGCACGGCTTCTTCAAGGCCGGGCTGTTCCTCGGTGCGGGTTCGGTCATGCACGGCATGAACGACGAGGTCGACATGCGCAAGTACGGCGGCCTGCGCAAGTACATGCCGGTCACCTTCGTCACCTTCGGTCTCGGCTACCTCGCCATCATCGGATTCCCCGGCCTGTCCGGCTTCTTCTCCAAGGACAAGATCATCGAGGCGGCGTTCGCCAAGGGCGGCACCGAGGGCTGGATCCTCGGCGGATGCGCCCTGCTCGGCGCGGCCATCACCGCGTACTACATGACGCGCGTGATGCTGATGACGTTCTTCGGCGAGGAGCGTTGGAAGAACCGGCCCACCCGCTCTCCCGAGGCGCCCAGCGCCGAGCCCGCGGCCGCGGACCGGGGCGAACACGCGGAACCGCACCCGCACGAGTCGCCCAAGGTCATGACGATCCCCATGATCGTGCTGGCCTTCGGGTCGGTCTTCGCCGGCGGGTTCTTCAGCATCGGAGACCGCTTCCTGCACTGGCTGGAGCCTGTCACCGGCCACTCCCACGGCGACTCGCCGGTCAGCGCCCTCACCGTCACCCTCGCCACGATGGTGGTGCTGGTGATCGGCGTGGCGATCGCCTACGCCCAGTACGGCCGTCGCCCGGTCCCGGTCGTCGCCCCGCGCGGGTCGCTGCTCACCCGCGCCGCACGGCGCGACCTCCTCCAGGACGACTTCAACCACGTCGTCCTGGTCCGCGGCGGCGAGCACCTCACGCGCTCGCTGGTCTACGTCGACCACACCCTGGTCGACGGAGTCGTCAACGGGACGGCGGCCTCGGTCGGCGGCCTCTCCGGGCGACTGCGCCGGCTCCAGAACGGCTTCGTGCGGTCGTACGCGGTCTCGATGTTCGGCGGTGCGGCGGTCCTCGTCGCCGCGACCCTGCTGATGAGGGCGGTCTGA